From Sphingobacteriales bacterium:
AGCATTATGACTTTCCAGTTGTTTAACGGTTATCGTTATGAAGAAATAAGAAATACAAGACTGGCTCATATCAACCTGCCTCACGGACGGCTGAAATTCAGGGAATATACCATGAAATTTGATATGTCGTCTTTCAAACTCGACCGCAGCGATATTTCACTTTTTAAAGGCAATTATAAGATGATGACCATGAAAGAGCTGAATCAGGCCATTGATTCGGTAACCCGTGAAATTGGAATTTTGCCTTATTCTACCCGTCAGCAACTGAAGCCTTTCATGTATATTCTGAAAGACAGCAGCCTGACAAAGTACAAACCCAGACCTGTTACTTTAAAAGGGGATTCTGTGCTTAGTTACTTTGATCCTGCACAGCGGAAAGCCATTGCCCTTCGGGCCAATTCGATGTCGAGAACCATTTATCAGATAGTTATCGGACCATCAAACCTGTTCAAGATGTATCACTCTTCTCTGGCAAGTTACAGAATCGAATGGCACAGAAAATTGGTCATTTCCTTTGTTATTATATTACTTTTTATCATTGGCGGGCCAATGGGTTCAATCATCCGGAAGGGCGGACTGGGGATGCCCACTGTGGTTTCTATCCTGATGTTTATTTCGTTCTATATTATTTCAATAATAGGCGAAAAACTGGCAAAAGAATATCTGGTCAGTCCGTTGGCAGGGATGTGGCTTCCTGTTGCCATTTTGCTACCTGTGGCTGTTTTTCTCCTCCACAAAGCCAATACCGACTCACGCCTGTTTAAACTTGAAAACATTCGGTTCAGATTTCTTGAAAAGTTCTTTAGCAGTAAACAAACCTGATTGTTTTATTATAATACATTGACTTACAGAGTTTTACAAATATGTTTCAGGATGCCATGGCCATTGAAAGATGGAGGGGCAATTGCCATGTATCAGCTTAGCAGCGGTCTTCTTCAGCAAAACTGCCGTCTGACCTTGGCTATCCCAATTACAGACAAGCATGATGTGAAAATGGAGGAACTACCCGACAAAATAAGGGCTTCATGCGATATTTATACCACACGGATTAATACCCGGATCACCCTTGCGGGAGCTTTTTTCAATCTTTTTTCATCAAAGCCCTATTATATTTCAAGATACAACAAAAAGAAATTCAAAGATCTGCTTACCCGGATTCTTACTGAAAACCGTTTTGATATCATTATTTTTGAGAGCCTAAAGGTTTCACCTTTCCTGCGACTTGTCAGAAAAATGAGCAATGCCCGCATTTTCTTACGATCTCACAATGTAGAGCATCTGATCTGGAAAAGAATGGCCGGCCACTCCTCGGGATTAAAAAAGCTTTATCTGAAAATACTTTCTTCAAGGCTCGAAAAATATGAGCTGGAAACTATTCCCCAATTTGATGGTTTAATTTCTATTTCTCCTTCCGACCTGACTTTTTTCAGAGCAAGAAACATCAACACTCCGGCTATCAGCATTCCTGCAGGTCTTGATCTGGAAAAATACCCGTTTCAGCCTGAAAAAGCTGAAAAAAACACCATTTTTCACATAGGGGCACTCGACTGGCTGTCGAACCTCGAAGCAGTCAAATGGTTTTTAGAAAAAGTTTGGCCTGAAATATTTGAAAAACTACCTCATTTTCAGTTTTTTATTGCCGGAAGAAATACGCCTGAAGAAATTAAAAAACTCACCATCCCTAATGTTTTTATTCTGGGGGAAGTTGAAAATGCCATTGCCTTTATGCAGTCCAGACAGATAATGATTGTCCCTCTTTTATCGGGCAGTGGACTGAAAATCAAGATAGTGGAAGGAATGGCGCTTGGGAAGATCATTATCTCGACAACTGTCGGAGCTGAAGGAACCGGAGCTGTTCATCAGCGTAATATATTGATTGCCAACACACCGGAAGAATTTGTCAATGTTTTTAAATGGATTTCAGAGCATCCTGAAGAAGCCGGAAAGATTGGTTTTGAGGCCAGGCAACATGCTCTTCAACATTTTGACAATCGTATGCTCATGGGCAAATTAATGCAGTTTTTCACAGAACAGACACCTATTCAGGCTGTTAATAACTTTAGTTGAACAAATTTCAGGAGTTTCAGAAAATTGCATCAAAGCCAAAAAGTTAAATGACTGTCAAAACCACCAAAAAGAGGCAAACAAAACTTAACTGGCTGAAACATTTTGATCCGGATAATGAAAAGTCAAGAGCCGAAGGTATATTCGGATTACCCTGCACGTATGATGAGTCAAAGCTGATTTTAATTCCGGTCCCATGGGATATATCAAGCCCAAACGGAATATTTGCCGCGACACCTGAAAAAATATTCAGCGCCTCAAAAAAGATAAGCCTGCTGACTGAAGAACATGAAGGATTCTGGAAAAAGGGCATTTTCGGGCAGAATATTCCGATAAAATGGAAAGAAACCAGCGAGGAATTTGTAAAAGCAAGACGGAAAATTTCACGACACTTTTATTTTAACGGTATTAAACAAACTGAGCTTTTTCAGGAAATCAGGCGCATCAACCTGACCTGCCGCCTCCTGAACGAATGGATTGAAAACAAAACAGGTCAAGTATTGAATGACGAAAAAATCTGTGGTCTTATCGGTGGAGATTCAGGATATCTGAGCGGTTTTATCCACTCCCTCTCCAAAAAATTTCCTCAGTTTGGCATATTGACCATTGACGCTTATTCGGGTTTTGAAAAACACCATTACGGGCTTGAGTTTTCACAATATTCCAATATGCTTGGGGTGGCTGATAATCCATCGGTTAAAAGAATTGTACTTTTTGGTACACGCAGGTTTAACTACAGTTCATCTGAAGAAATACAAAGTAACTCAAAAAAAATAAGGAAGTACAGCCTTCAAATCCTTGATGAGAATAAAATCAGAGGCATGACATGGAAAATGCTGGTCAATGATGCCCTGAGCGCTCTACCCGAACACATTTTCCTGAATTTCAATTTTCAGTCGATTGATTTTTCTGCAACACCGGAAGGAAGCATCAGGGAACCAGGAGGACTTTCGCTGGCAGAGATGAAAAGCCTGCTGATTGAGATCAGAAACAACTCGAAAAAGCTGATTGGTTTTTCATTAGGGGGGGTAAATGCTGCTCATGATCGGGAGGTGTCATCTGCAGTCTATCTGCTGTATGATATTTGTCAGACTGCATTGGTAACCTCTGAAAAAAAGTAAAGATAAAGTTATGAAAATCAAGATAGTAAACAATTCGCCACATCCGTTACCTGCTTATGAAACCATCCTCTCGGCAGGAATGGACATCCGTGCAAACATTGAGAATAAAATAACTTTACGTCCGATGGAAAGGTATTTGGTTCCTACGGGACTTTTCATAGAACTTC
This genomic window contains:
- a CDS encoding YjgP/YjgQ family permease, which encodes MRQVYYKLLVKYFSGPFVLTFSLSMFVLMMQFLWKYIDDLAGKGLEPHIVAELLFYASAHLVPMALPLAVLLSSIMTFGSLAENNELIAFKSSGVSLLKLLSPLMIFILILAGFSFYFMNNVLPQANLKFGALFWDIKTKKPVFEITENVFYNGIEGYSIRVGKKENNSNKVYDILIYDHTEMSDNLIVIRAESGIIHMNENSSIMTFQLFNGYRYEEIRNTRLAHINLPHGRLKFREYTMKFDMSSFKLDRSDISLFKGNYKMMTMKELNQAIDSVTREIGILPYSTRQQLKPFMYILKDSSLTKYKPRPVTLKGDSVLSYFDPAQRKAIALRANSMSRTIYQIVIGPSNLFKMYHSSLASYRIEWHRKLVISFVIILLFIIGGPMGSIIRKGGLGMPTVVSILMFISFYIISIIGEKLAKEYLVSPLAGMWLPVAILLPVAVFLLHKANTDSRLFKLENIRFRFLEKFFSSKQT
- a CDS encoding glycosyltransferase, giving the protein MPWPLKDGGAIAMYQLSSGLLQQNCRLTLAIPITDKHDVKMEELPDKIRASCDIYTTRINTRITLAGAFFNLFSSKPYYISRYNKKKFKDLLTRILTENRFDIIIFESLKVSPFLRLVRKMSNARIFLRSHNVEHLIWKRMAGHSSGLKKLYLKILSSRLEKYELETIPQFDGLISISPSDLTFFRARNINTPAISIPAGLDLEKYPFQPEKAEKNTIFHIGALDWLSNLEAVKWFLEKVWPEIFEKLPHFQFFIAGRNTPEEIKKLTIPNVFILGEVENAIAFMQSRQIMIVPLLSGSGLKIKIVEGMALGKIIISTTVGAEGTGAVHQRNILIANTPEEFVNVFKWISEHPEEAGKIGFEARQHALQHFDNRMLMGKLMQFFTEQTPIQAVNNFS